The Brienomyrus brachyistius isolate T26 chromosome 7, BBRACH_0.4, whole genome shotgun sequence DNA segment TAACGCAGAGGAACCAACTGAGTGCTCCACCCTGATCACTATCAATTGAAGCAGACATGTAGGACTTAACTCTCAGGGTTCAGGCCTCACTGGGGGCTGAAGGAGGACCGTACACCTCCCCTTGCAGAGAATACTGCAGGTTGTAAGCCTCAGATCATACATATACTAGCTTGAAATGGACCTGGGCCAGAAATGCCCTCCTGGGACACCTCGCTGGACCGTAATTACACGCCAATCACTGGCACGGCACCTTGATGGCAGCAGCCGCGCTCTGCGGCGTAAAGAGGCCGGTGTGAGTCAGCCTGCTGTCGATAGTTCACAGGCCGTGCACGTCTGACATGTGTCTGCACTGACGCAGACTCGCCGTCGCAGAGACGATAAATAAAACCCTTCTTAAACACCTGTCTGGATCTGCACACCCACAAGGCTGAGGCCGCATACTGCCTGCTCCCGGGGAGGTGGAGCGGCCCACaggtctgtcagtctgtcagcGGGTTTGGTGCCTCCCAGAGGACGTCCGTGAATCAAGCCCGCAGATCCTCCCCGTTAATAGAGAGGGAATGTGGGAGATCAGGCATCTTGAATGCAGGTGAGGAGATTCTATGACGTTCTGCTCAAATGGGCTTCTTAACAGAGTAGGTACAACATGCTCAAGGAAAATGGTTGAATTCTAAAAACTCCCAGAGGCTCATTCAGATGTTGTATGAACAGAAAAAAAAGGTAAATTGAATGTTGTACTGAGAGATGAAAGGACGGTAAATTGAAAAGGTAAGGAAAGGAAAATATTCAGCCAGTAAATTTGATGGCTTTCTGACATTCTCCCATCTTTCCACAGGAGTCATGAAGATACCTAACTGTATACGTGTGACACTTCCAGTTTAAAGTGTATCAGAGTTACTGGGTTTCTGAGCAATTTTTAAATTGAATCACAACAACGGTTAATTACTGAGAAATTCCTACAACAAATGTGTTGTAATTGACTCATGTCACACAACACAGACCAGTGATTTTGAGATATAGACAAGGGTACAatgggggcatggataccctgacagaCTCAGGTGCCCCAGCATTTTACGGGGGCCTTTCGATACAAAcaattatatataaaattggGTGTAAattttgtcagggggcccaGAATAGCTTTGCTCCTGCTTACAGGTAGTAAAAATTAAAAGGAGTTTTTGCTGATTCAGTACGCTGCTGTTAACCTACTTAATACGTCTAAGGCAGGGTCTCCcgaatccagtcctgggggtccagaatccaacacagattgcagatttccctgctccgACACGCCTACTGAACCTAGCAATTAGCCGATTAAGATGTGTttaagcagggaaatctgcaaactgagtTGGATTCTAGCCTTCCACGACCCGAACTGGGGACTGTTGTTTTAAGGGTTCAAGGCCCCAGGTGCCTAAGCCACCTGATCTCAGtgtaaccacacacacacacacacacacacacatacacacacacatacaaacacacagagacCTGTAGTCCTATCTTTGTAGGGACCCTCATCCCAATAATGAGAACCTTACCCCTTTCCCTGCCCCAAActtaaccaaaagtaaccaaacaaaatacaagtttttttgcatttttagatttttgattacattcacagatatttgtaaaattgaatttccccttgtggggactgaaattttatatatatatatatatatatatatatatatatatatatatatatataaaataaacataaaaatagctgattttattacattgtgggaaccaatgatccccacaatgtaatgtatacccggaccacacacacacacacacacacacacacacacacccgcatcCCCTGCATTCtaccttattattattattatagtattaTTTAGGTCTTTCAGCACAAAGCACAAAAACATTTAAGAGGACTGTAAGAAATCTGGGTGTTTTATTTTAAGCGAAATTCCATCAGACCCTgggtgaaatggggggggggggggattcggaGAGCGGCTCCACTTCTGTCTGTTTCTTATGCTTTTGCATTGATCTTCTTAATGTTAGAGCAGAGGCAGTAGATCTGAACTCATCTTATGAGacggtggggcggggggggggggggggggttccatttGAATACGGCTCATGATGAATGAACACAAAGGCAGGCATGAGAAGTGGGTTTTTCCTTACAGACGGTATGTAGGCTCAGGGTCTCGCTCCTGGTGCACAACCCTTTCATTAGCAGCCAGAGTCGTCTCTCTTCAGCTCTTTTATCGCGTTTACAGGTTGACAGTTTGCTTTAGAGAGATTCCACAATGTGCCATCAGTTCGGGAAAGGCGAAGCAGACACACAGGACTGCGCAGAGAGTGACTTAAACATCTCCGTAGGAAGGTTGATGATGGATCTGATCCAAGACAGGTAGGTTTTTGAAAGTCGAGTGTACACGCCGGGCTTCTTGGGGTTTCCGCAGGGAGGCCCCCCACCTGCAACCACACCCACGAGGTCTCCCCAGCACAGGAGGGGACCCCCGGAATCTCCCTGCAACACATCACCACTCATAAATGAAATGATATTTCATTTGCCCTTTGCACAATTACAAGTGCAGGCACACTGGAACTCATATTTTCATATGTCTCAACTTGCCCTcatttgagacacacacacacacacacacacacacacacacacagacctgtactcatatctttgtggggactctccattaatttctatggacataaccctaatcccaaaaatGATGACATTAACCCCCACCTTGCCCTAACCTGaaacataagtaaccaaacaaaattcaagacttgttccatttttagttttttgatggcattcgcagatttttataaaactgagtttccccttgtggggatcgaaaaaaaatggtccccacaatgtcaaaataacaggtttttgttacattgtggggaccaaatgttcccacaatgtcATATATACATGCCCAACAGTCGAgtgtgaagcttggggtctgaatGCAGAGTCAGTCATTTATCCAGCGTCCCTGGAGCATTTCAAGGGGATTAAAGGTGTTGCTCAAGGGGCTGATGGACACCGAACTATTCTGCTGaatatgggattcaaaccagcgaccttctgaccaTTGTATTCATAAGCCCTGTTCGCCTCCTCACACACTGTAAGACCACCCAGTCACCCAAACCCTGCCCACTGCTAAGTTGCTCCTAGATACTCTACAGCTGCCCACCCACCTCACTCTTACATCTATCTATGGTTGGACGAAAGTGTGATGTAGCATAGCTGGCGGCCAGGACTAACCGTGCAAGAGTCTGCTCCGGTGGTGCTGTTCCTGGCACATAGCATGTCCTCAGTGATGACGACGTCTTTGGACCCGTTGTAGCGATCGGCGCACAGCAGTCTTGGCATGATGCTGACCTCTGCTTCCTGCAGAGTGTCGGACGGGGTCTTGCCACTCGGAGTGGTCACCCCCCAGCCCGTCACTGTGCAGCGCGTCCTGGGGGCGACGTCCTCACCCGATGCAGGGAGGGCTTTGGCCTTGACCGTCTTGCTTTTGGGGTTCACCTCCTGCTGAAGCTATGGACAGCCATGCGATCAGGGCCCCGCATGTTTATATTTGTGTACGTCTGTGAGTCTATGGTTGTTCATCACTGCTTTGCCCAGATGTGTTACTCAAGTCTAAGGCAAGTTGTCTTCCACAGAGGCTGTGGACGTACCTTCATAAGCATGATGTCACCAGCTTTGGTTTTCAGGTTGTAGGAGGGGAAGATGACGCATTTGTGGATCCCCACACGCAGGACGCCCTTGTCCTTATCCTTGGTCAGGGAGTGAGCTCCAAGCAGGGCTGTTACCAACTTCAGGGACCGTTTGAAGTTTCTGCCCAGAAATTTGGTTTAGAGAAGGACAAAGAGCTCCTGGCTCAAGCACCTAGAAACTGTAATTATATAAAAATCCCCCCCGCCCGTCACAGCAGAGTCAGGTGTAGATTCATGACTCACAGACATCTTAGGTCAGTAAGTGCTATGAACCATACATGCCCCCTCCCGCCTCAGCTCGAGTTAGCGAGTCTCACACCCACCCCCAACGAGGAACCCAACCGACCTCCTGCAGTGAGCTGCTGTCAGCACCCAGTTGTCCTTGATGAGAACACCCCCACAGGTATGGTGACCGTTCACCTGGATCGACACCATCCAGGGCCTGGAATGAGGTTTCACCTCCTTCCCGCCTATGATAGTTTCActgaagcatgctgg contains these protein-coding regions:
- the LOC125746260 gene encoding granzyme K-like; this encodes MQFQGSSILAAFCLLSMWALAACFSETIIGGKEVKPHSRPWMVSIQVNGHHTCGGVLIKDNWVLTAAHCRRNFKRSLKLVTALLGAHSLTKDKDKGVLRVGIHKCVIFPSYNLKTKAGDIMLMKLQQEVNPKSKTVKAKALPASGEDVAPRTRCTVTGWGVTTPSGKTPSDTLQEAEVSIMPRLLCADRYNGSKDVVITEDMLCARNSTTGADSCTGDSGGPLLCWGDLVGVVAGGGPPCGNPKKPGVYTRLSKTYLSWIRSIINLPTEMFKSLSAQSCVSASPFPN